CAACACGATGCCTAGGCGGGCGCGCCACGCACGCTCCGCGGTACCCGGGTCCTCGCCGAGGACGACGGCTTCGCCCGCCGTCCGCTGCCGATGCCCCTCCAGGATCTCGACGGTGGTCGTCTTGCCCGCGCCGTTGGGCCCGAGCAGGGCGAACACCTCGCCGTGCCGGATGTCGAGATCGATCCCGGCCACGGCCAGGTGGCCCGGGTACTCCTTGCGCAGTCCGCGCACTCGCACTGCTGTGCTCATGGGGCAAGCGTGCTCCGCCGCGATCGGTTCGCGGGACGTCCGGCCAGTGGAATCCGGCTGTCCACCGAACGGTGGACAGCGGCTTGCTCCGGGGTGGTTCCCCGTGAAACGACGCACTCCGCTGTTGACAAGTTGTCTAACATGACAAGATGTCTCACAAGCAGGTGACTGCCAGCGACGGAGTCCGCCTTTCGGCCCGGGTGAGTGGCAATCCGGACGGGCCCACCGTGGTGCTCGTGCACGGTTATCCGGACAACAGCTCGATGTGGGACGGCGTCGCCGCGGAGCTGCGCCGTGCGCATCGAGTCGTCGTCTACGACGTGCGGGGCGCGGGGGAGTCCGACAAGCCGCGTCCGCGCCGGGCGTACCGGCTGGACCAGCTCGCCGACGACCTCGCCGCCGTGGTCGACGAGGTGCAGCCGGAGGGCAGGGTCCACCTCGTCGCGCACGACTGGGGCTCCATCCAGGCCTGGCACGCGGTCACCGGCGACCGGCTGCGCGGCCGGATCGCTTCCTACACTTCGCTTTCCGGGCCCAGCCTGGATCACGCCGGGGCCTGGTTCCGCGCGCAACTGACCCGGCCGACCCCGCGCCGGCTCGGGCACGCGCTGCGCCAGTTCCTGCACTCGTACTACATCGTCGCGTTCCAGTTCCCGGTGCTGCCGGAACTCATGTGGCGCAGCGGAGCCATGGGCGCGCTGATCCGGAAACTGGAACCCGCCGAGTCCTCGCCGAAGATCTCGGACGGCGTGCACGGCCTCAAGCTGTACCGGGCGAACATGGGCCCGCGGCTGTCCCGGCCGCGCCCGCGTCCGGCCGACATCCCGGTCCAGGTGCTGGCCCCGACCGGCGACTCGTACGTGACAGCTCCGCTGCAGACCGAGGTCGAACGCTGGGTGCCGGACCTCTACGTCCGGCGCGTGATCGGCTCGCACTGGATCACCCGCGCCAAGCCCGCCGTCGTCGCGTCGGCGGCTGCGGAGTTGATCGCGTCGGTGGAAACCGGCGAGCAAACCCGCTCCTTGCGCCGAGCCCGGGCCGGCCGCACCGGCCGGTTCGCGCACCACTTGGTGGTGATCACCGGCGCGGGCAGCGGAATCGGCAGGGAAACCGCGCTGGCCTTCGCCGCGGAAGGCGCCGACGTCGTGGTCAGCGACATCAACGGCGCCTCCGCCGCGGAAACCGCGAAACTGGTGCGAGAGCGCGGCGTCGACGCTGGCGAGTACACAGTGGACTCGTCGGACGGTGCCGCGGTGGAGAAGTTCGCCCAGCAGGTGCGCGAGGAGTTCGGGGTGCCGGACATCGTCGTGAACAACGCCGGGATCGGCATGTCCGGCCCGTTCCTGGACACGACGATCGAGGACTGGGAAAAGGTCGTGGACGTCAACCTGTGGGGCGTGATCCACGGTTGCCGCGCCTTCGCGCCGATGATGAAGGAACGGTCGGAGGGCGGGCAGATCGTCAACCTCGCCTCGGCCGCGGCTTATCTGCCGTCGAAGATCCTCACCGCGTACGGAACGACCAAAGCCGCGGTTTTGGCGCTGAGCAACGGGTTGCGTGCGGAACTGGCCGAGGACGGCATCGGCGTGACGGCGATCTGCCCCGGGTTGGTGAACACCAACATCACCAGCACCACCCGGTTCGTCGGAGTGGACACCGCCGAGGAGCAGCGCCGGCAGAAGGCGTCGTCAAAGCTTTATGCCCGCCGCAATTTCGGCCCGGAGCGAGTGGCCCGCGACATTCTGAACGCGGTGGAGAAGAACGTCGCGATCCAACCGTCGACTCCGGAGGCGAAGGTCGCCTGGATCCTGTCCCGGCTGACGCCCGGAGTGCTGCGCGCGGCGGCGAAACTGGACGTCACCCCGTGAGCCGTCCGCGCCGGATGACCGCGCAGGCCCGCCGGGACGACCTGATCGCCGCGGCGCTGGACCTGTTCGGCACCCGAGCGCCGGAACTGGTCACGGTCGACGACATCGTGGCGAAGGCGGAGGTTTCGCGACCGCTGTTCTACCGGTATTTCCCCAGTCTGCGAGATCTGCAGATGCAGGCGTTGCGCACGGTCACCGACGGCTTGGTGGACCGCCTGGCGACGCTGGAGGAAGGCCCGCCGGAAGAACGCCTCCGGGCGGCGGTGCGGGGGTTGATCGACGTCGCCGCGCATTACCGAGAGGGATACGTGGCGCTGCTGCGCAGTGGTTCGGTGATCGCCACGTCGGAGACGGACGCGGCCATCGACGAAGTGAGAAACCGGGCAGTAGAACTGATCTTGGAATCGCTGCCCATCCCGAACCCGTCGCCCTTGGTGCTGCTGACGCTGCGCTGCTGGACCGCGGTCGTGGAAGGCGCGCTGCTCTCCTGGCTGCAAGAAGGCACCGTCCCGCGCGAAACGCTGGACGGCTGGCTCGTCGACCAGCTCACCGCGATGCTCGCCGCCACGCGCACCTGGGCCTAACCCGCCCCAATGTGGCATTGGGTGCATGCGACGCACCCAATGTGGCATTGGGTGCGTCTGATGCACCCAATGCCACATTGGGGCGTTCGGGTCAGGACTGGGTGACGTTGTCCCAGCCTTCGACGTCGGACGGCTTGCGCGGCCCCGGACCGACGTACTTGGCGGACGGACGAACCAGCCGGCCCGTCTTCTTCTGCTCCAGAATGTGCGCCGCCCACCCGGCGGTACGGGCGGACGAGAACATCGCCGGCATCATGTGCGGCGGCACCTGCGCGAAGTCCAGGATCACCGCGGCCCAGAACTCGACGTTCGTTTCGATCGGGTGGTCCGGACGCCGCTCCCGCAGCTCGGTCAACGCAGCCTGCTCCAGCGCGGCCGCGACCTCGTACCGCTCCGCGCCGAGCTCCTTGCAGGTGCGCCGCAGCACCCGGGCCCGCGGGTCCTCGGCCCGGTAAACCCGGTGCCCGAAGCCCATCAGCCGCTCCTTGCGGTCAAGGATTCCCTTGACCAGCGCCCGCGCGTCCCCGGTCTTCTCGACCTCTTCGATCATCGGCAGCACCCGGGCCGGCGCGCCGCCGTGCAGCGGCCCGGACATCGCGCCGATGGCACCGGACAGCGCCGCCGCGACGTCCGCGCCGGTGGAGGCGATGACGCGGGCGGTGAAGGTGGAGGCGTTCAACCCGTGCTCGGCAGCGGAAACCCAATACGCGTCAACCGCTTTGACGTGCGCCGGGTCCGGCTCGCCGCGCCAGCGGATCATGAACCGCTCGGTGATCGACTTGGCCTCGTCCACCCGCGTCTGCGGCACCGCCGGCTGTCCGATCCCGCGCGCGGACTGCGCGACATAGGACAGCGCCATCACCGAGGCACGGGCGAGCTGGTCGCGGGCCTCTTCGTCGGTGATGTCGAGCAGCGGCCGGTAGCCCCAGATCGGCGCCAGCATGGCGAGCGCGGCCTGGACGTCGACCCGGACGTCGCCGGTGTGCACCGGGAGCGGGAACGGCTCGGCGGGCGGCAGGCC
This sequence is a window from Amycolatopsis benzoatilytica AK 16/65. Protein-coding genes within it:
- a CDS encoding SDR family oxidoreductase — protein: MSHKQVTASDGVRLSARVSGNPDGPTVVLVHGYPDNSSMWDGVAAELRRAHRVVVYDVRGAGESDKPRPRRAYRLDQLADDLAAVVDEVQPEGRVHLVAHDWGSIQAWHAVTGDRLRGRIASYTSLSGPSLDHAGAWFRAQLTRPTPRRLGHALRQFLHSYYIVAFQFPVLPELMWRSGAMGALIRKLEPAESSPKISDGVHGLKLYRANMGPRLSRPRPRPADIPVQVLAPTGDSYVTAPLQTEVERWVPDLYVRRVIGSHWITRAKPAVVASAAAELIASVETGEQTRSLRRARAGRTGRFAHHLVVITGAGSGIGRETALAFAAEGADVVVSDINGASAAETAKLVRERGVDAGEYTVDSSDGAAVEKFAQQVREEFGVPDIVVNNAGIGMSGPFLDTTIEDWEKVVDVNLWGVIHGCRAFAPMMKERSEGGQIVNLASAAAYLPSKILTAYGTTKAAVLALSNGLRAELAEDGIGVTAICPGLVNTNITSTTRFVGVDTAEEQRRQKASSKLYARRNFGPERVARDILNAVEKNVAIQPSTPEAKVAWILSRLTPGVLRAAAKLDVTP
- a CDS encoding TetR/AcrR family transcriptional regulator codes for the protein MTAQARRDDLIAAALDLFGTRAPELVTVDDIVAKAEVSRPLFYRYFPSLRDLQMQALRTVTDGLVDRLATLEEGPPEERLRAAVRGLIDVAAHYREGYVALLRSGSVIATSETDAAIDEVRNRAVELILESLPIPNPSPLVLLTLRCWTAVVEGALLSWLQEGTVPRETLDGWLVDQLTAMLAATRTWA
- a CDS encoding citrate synthase 2, which codes for MTTSTISKTDEADDGFRPGLEGVIAFRTEIAEPDRDGGALRYRGVDIEDLAGKVTFGDVWGLLVDGRFGHGLPPAEPFPLPVHTGDVRVDVQAALAMLAPIWGYRPLLDITDEEARDQLARASVMALSYVAQSARGIGQPAVPQTRVDEAKSITERFMIRWRGEPDPAHVKAVDAYWVSAAEHGLNASTFTARVIASTGADVAAALSGAIGAMSGPLHGGAPARVLPMIEEVEKTGDARALVKGILDRKERLMGFGHRVYRAEDPRARVLRRTCKELGAERYEVAAALEQAALTELRERRPDHPIETNVEFWAAVILDFAQVPPHMMPAMFSSARTAGWAAHILEQKKTGRLVRPSAKYVGPGPRKPSDVEGWDNVTQS